A region of Thiofilum sp. DNA encodes the following proteins:
- a CDS encoding DUF2889 domain-containing protein, producing MPLSKSALRRAVHTRVVTCQGYQREDGLWDIEGSMTDTKPFPLPNRDRNGYINAGEALHGMSIRLTIDLDMKVHSAEAVIDHSPFAGCPRIAERFQRLVGLSIVNGWTKQVKEIFAGVDGCTHLTELLGPIATTAFQVLITYKTGDGMKFYEQAKEPPPHLNTCHMLAESSEVVAQRWPQFYRPKVGSE from the coding sequence ATGCCTTTATCTAAATCCGCCCTACGTCGTGCTGTGCATACGCGTGTAGTGACCTGTCAGGGGTATCAACGTGAAGATGGTTTATGGGATATTGAAGGTTCAATGACCGATACTAAACCGTTTCCTTTACCCAATCGTGATCGTAATGGCTATATCAATGCGGGAGAAGCCTTACATGGTATGTCGATACGCCTCACTATTGATCTGGATATGAAGGTGCATAGTGCTGAGGCGGTGATTGATCATTCACCTTTTGCGGGTTGTCCGCGTATTGCCGAGCGCTTCCAACGGCTAGTAGGTTTATCTATCGTGAATGGCTGGACTAAACAGGTTAAAGAAATTTTTGCAGGGGTTGATGGCTGCACGCATCTCACTGAATTACTAGGTCCTATTGCTACCACTGCCTTTCAGGTATTAATTACCTACAAAACCGGAGATGGGATGAAGTTTTATGAGCAAGCCAAAGAGCCACCCCCGCATTTGAATACTTGCCATATGCTAGCCGAGTCAAGTGAAGTAGTGGCGCAACGTTGGCCACAGTTTTATCGTCCTAAAGTTGGCTCTGAATAG
- a CDS encoding electron transfer flavoprotein subunit beta/FixA family protein, whose amino-acid sequence MKIVVAIKRVIDYSVKVRVKPDNSNVDLENVKMSLNPFCEIAVEEAVRLKEAGKASAVVVVTIGPKAAQEQVRSALAMGADRGIHIETGTTDLDALTVATLLAKVLETEQPDLMFLGKQAIDSDNNQTGQMLAALLDWPQATFASKVMIDNHEVLVTREVDGGLQTLALTLPAVVTVDLRLNEPRYIKLPDIMKAKKKEVKTTTPADLGVEISKKVQTLRVEAPAERQGGIKVESVDALIDCLKNKANVI is encoded by the coding sequence ATGAAAATAGTAGTTGCGATTAAGCGCGTTATTGATTACAGCGTCAAAGTGCGCGTGAAACCTGACAATAGTAATGTTGACCTTGAGAACGTCAAAATGTCGCTCAACCCGTTTTGCGAGATTGCTGTGGAAGAGGCAGTCAGACTCAAAGAAGCAGGTAAAGCGAGTGCTGTGGTTGTCGTCACGATTGGTCCTAAGGCGGCTCAAGAGCAAGTACGTTCAGCTTTAGCGATGGGAGCCGATAGAGGCATTCATATAGAAACCGGCACTACTGATTTAGATGCGCTCACCGTGGCTACCTTACTCGCTAAAGTGCTCGAAACGGAACAACCAGATTTAATGTTCCTCGGTAAGCAAGCTATTGATTCGGATAATAATCAGACCGGACAGATGTTGGCTGCCTTATTAGATTGGCCACAAGCCACCTTTGCCTCGAAAGTAATGATTGATAACCATGAAGTGCTGGTGACCCGTGAGGTCGATGGTGGTTTACAAACCTTGGCTTTAACGCTGCCCGCTGTGGTTACAGTGGATCTGCGCCTGAATGAGCCACGCTATATCAAGTTACCCGATATTATGAAAGCGAAGAAAAAAGAAGTTAAGACCACTACGCCTGCTGATTTGGGCGTAGAGATCAGCAAAAAAGTGCAAACCTTAAGAGTAGAAGCACCGGCTGAACGTCAGGGAGGAATTAAGGTTGAGAGTGTCGATGCTTTAATCGATTGTCTAAAAAATAAAGCTAATGTGATTTGA
- a CDS encoding acyl-CoA synthetase has protein sequence MNIYQQHLDPVVANYESLSPLSFLKRTAEVYPNKLAMVHGAVRRTWSETYTRCRQLASALSRRGIGVGDTVSIICPNLPEHFEAHFGVPMVGAILNSINTRLDAATVAFILQHAEAKLLITERELTPIVKQALALMDNPPPVIDIDDPSFAGGEWLGEMTYEQFIAQGDPEFVWSNPANEWDAISLNYTSGTTGDPKGVVYHHRGAYLNAVSNALSWGMPNHAKYLWTLPMFHCNGWCFPWTIAAIAGVSVCLRHVRADKIVDLIAEEKVDHFCGAPIVLSMIAGIPPEAKARLTHPVKVMTAGAPPPAAVIQSMEEMNFSVTHVYGLTETYGPCVVSEWNDDWNSCSTEEKARLKARQGVRVPMQEGLMVAHPDTLEPVPQDGQTMGEVFMRGNIVMKGYLKNPKTTEASFEGGWFHSGDLAVWHPDGYIEIKDRSKDIIISGGENISSIELEDTLYRHPQIQDVAVVAKHDEKWGEVPCAFIKLVEGATLTEEEVIEYCRQNMARFKVPKKVIFVDLPRTSTGKVQKFILRQWANNAS, from the coding sequence ATGAATATCTATCAACAGCATTTAGACCCTGTTGTGGCCAATTATGAGTCTTTAAGTCCCTTAAGTTTTTTAAAGCGTACCGCTGAGGTTTACCCGAATAAACTTGCGATGGTTCACGGTGCAGTGCGGCGGACTTGGAGTGAAACCTATACTCGTTGCCGTCAATTAGCCAGTGCTTTAAGCCGACGCGGTATTGGGGTAGGTGACACGGTATCGATTATTTGTCCCAATCTTCCCGAACACTTTGAAGCTCATTTCGGTGTGCCGATGGTGGGTGCAATACTTAATTCCATTAATACGCGTCTTGATGCGGCAACCGTCGCGTTTATTCTCCAGCATGCTGAGGCTAAATTACTCATTACTGAGCGCGAACTTACCCCGATTGTGAAGCAAGCGCTAGCGCTTATGGATAATCCCCCACCCGTCATCGATATTGATGATCCAAGTTTTGCAGGTGGAGAATGGCTTGGTGAGATGACGTATGAGCAATTCATTGCTCAAGGTGATCCTGAATTTGTTTGGTCTAATCCTGCTAATGAATGGGATGCTATTAGCCTCAATTACACGTCAGGTACAACAGGTGACCCGAAAGGGGTGGTGTATCATCATCGTGGGGCCTATCTCAATGCCGTGAGTAATGCGCTGTCATGGGGTATGCCCAATCATGCTAAGTATTTGTGGACCTTGCCTATGTTCCACTGCAATGGCTGGTGTTTTCCTTGGACTATAGCGGCTATTGCAGGGGTAAGCGTCTGCTTGCGCCATGTCCGCGCCGATAAAATTGTAGATTTAATCGCCGAAGAAAAGGTCGATCATTTCTGTGGTGCGCCTATTGTACTCAGTATGATTGCGGGCATACCCCCCGAAGCTAAAGCCCGTCTCACTCATCCGGTCAAAGTCATGACCGCTGGTGCACCGCCGCCTGCCGCCGTGATTCAAAGCATGGAAGAAATGAACTTTAGTGTCACTCATGTCTATGGTTTGACTGAGACTTATGGTCCTTGCGTGGTCAGTGAGTGGAATGATGATTGGAATAGCTGCTCGACTGAAGAAAAAGCTCGCCTAAAAGCCCGTCAAGGGGTGCGCGTACCGATGCAAGAAGGCTTAATGGTTGCTCATCCTGATACCTTAGAACCCGTACCTCAAGATGGTCAAACCATGGGTGAAGTCTTTATGCGTGGCAATATCGTCATGAAAGGCTATCTCAAAAATCCAAAAACTACAGAAGCTTCGTTTGAGGGCGGCTGGTTTCATTCCGGTGATTTAGCGGTTTGGCATCCTGATGGTTATATCGAGATTAAAGATCGCTCCAAAGATATTATTATTTCGGGGGGCGAAAATATTTCGAGTATTGAGCTAGAGGATACGCTTTATCGCCATCCTCAGATTCAAGATGTAGCGGTCGTTGCTAAGCATGATGAAAAATGGGGCGAAGTGCCGTGTGCTTTCATTAAATTAGTGGAGGGCGCTACTTTAACGGAAGAAGAGGTGATTGAGTATTGTCGCCAAAACATGGCACGCTTTAAAGTACCCAAGAAAGTGATATTTGTGGATTTGCCGCGCACCTCAACCGGTAAAGTACAAAAGTTTATTCTGCGCCAATGGGCTAATAATGCCTCCTAG
- a CDS encoding FAD-binding protein — MSILVIAEHDNQTLKPATLNAISAAQKMGGNIDLVVIGSECQSAAEAAQVIAGVSKVLLADNAAYAHHLAENVAKLIASLAKNYTHVLAPATANGKDFMPRAAALLGVNVVGDVIAVMSPDTFKRPIYAGNAIATVQSSEAIKLLTIRSTAFPAAANTGGSASLEVVNEVFEATKTRFVGEEVVKSDRPELTAARIVVSGGRGVGSGENFSLIYALADKLNAAVGASRAAVDAGFVPNDMQVGQTGKVVAPELYIAVGISGAIQHLAGMKDSKVIVAINKDPEAPIFQVADYGLVADLFSAVPELTSKL; from the coding sequence ATGAGTATTCTAGTTATTGCTGAACACGATAATCAAACCCTCAAACCTGCTACGTTAAATGCTATCAGTGCAGCCCAAAAAATGGGGGGCAATATTGATCTGGTGGTGATAGGGTCAGAGTGCCAGAGTGCAGCCGAAGCAGCACAGGTCATTGCTGGGGTGAGTAAGGTATTGCTGGCTGATAATGCGGCGTATGCGCATCACTTAGCCGAAAATGTCGCTAAGTTAATTGCTTCGTTAGCTAAAAACTATACCCATGTGCTAGCGCCTGCTACGGCGAATGGTAAAGACTTTATGCCGCGTGCGGCCGCCTTATTAGGGGTTAATGTGGTTGGTGATGTGATTGCCGTCATGAGTCCCGATACTTTTAAGCGCCCGATTTATGCAGGGAATGCGATAGCTACGGTGCAGAGTTCGGAGGCTATTAAATTATTGACTATTCGCAGCACCGCCTTTCCAGCAGCAGCCAATACCGGAGGATCTGCGAGTTTAGAGGTAGTGAATGAAGTATTCGAGGCGACTAAAACCCGCTTTGTAGGCGAAGAAGTGGTTAAATCGGATCGTCCAGAGTTAACGGCTGCTCGCATTGTGGTATCCGGTGGACGCGGTGTGGGATCAGGTGAAAACTTTAGCCTTATTTATGCACTAGCCGATAAGCTCAATGCGGCAGTAGGGGCGTCACGCGCTGCGGTAGATGCAGGCTTTGTTCCCAATGATATGCAAGTAGGACAAACCGGAAAGGTAGTTGCACCGGAGCTTTATATTGCGGTAGGTATTTCGGGCGCTATCCAGCATCTAGCGGGTATGAAGGATTCCAAAGTGATTGTGGCGATTAATAAAGACCCTGAAGCACCGATTTTCCAAGTGGCGGATTATGGTTTAGTCGCCGATTTATTCAGCGCTGTACCTGAACTAACCTCCAAACTTTGA
- a CDS encoding alpha-glucosidase, with the protein MPSQSELKTWWKEAVVYQIYPRSFMDSNGDGIGDLAGIIQKLDYLKNLGIDVIWLSPHFDSPNADNGYDIRDYRKVMAEFGTMDDFDQLLAQMQQRGMKLIIDLVVNHTSDEHYWFVESKKSKDNPYRDYYIWRDGQNNTVPNNYPSFFGGSAWEKDKTTRQYYLHYFAKKQPDLNWDNPQVRAEVYDLMRFWLDKGVSGFRMDVIPLISKQTDLPDLSPEQLARPELIYADGPHVHEYLQEMNREVLAHYDTMTVGEALGITFEQAPLFTDARRQELNMIFHFDLVRLDREVWRKLDWTLPAVKAMYGRIDAAAGSHGWNTTFLTNHDNPRTVSHFGDDSPPWRSLSAKALATMMFAQRGTPFLYQGDELGMTNYPFQGIEDYDDVEVKGQWQDFVLSGKVSAEEYLTHLRQTSRDNARTPMQWNTQAQGGFTTGKPWLAVNPNYLEINAEAQIHDPSSVYQHHQRLIALRKANPVLIYGAYHDLDPEHHQVYAFTRTLEEYACLTLINFSREAITYQLPESIRINTVLLDNGAQLDIPQQSSHSLTLQPWQATIYSLS; encoded by the coding sequence ATGCCTTCCCAATCAGAACTTAAAACATGGTGGAAAGAAGCAGTCGTCTACCAAATTTATCCCCGTAGTTTTATGGATTCTAATGGCGACGGCATTGGCGATTTAGCAGGTATTATTCAAAAGTTAGACTATCTCAAAAATTTAGGGATTGATGTCATTTGGCTTAGCCCACATTTTGATTCACCTAATGCTGATAATGGCTACGATATTCGGGATTATCGTAAAGTCATGGCTGAGTTTGGCACTATGGATGATTTTGATCAGCTACTGGCTCAAATGCAGCAACGTGGTATGAAACTGATTATTGATTTAGTCGTTAACCACACCAGTGATGAGCACTATTGGTTTGTAGAGAGTAAAAAGTCTAAAGATAACCCTTATCGTGATTACTATATTTGGCGTGACGGTCAGAATAATACTGTACCCAATAACTACCCCTCCTTTTTTGGTGGTTCTGCTTGGGAAAAAGACAAAACTACTCGGCAATACTACCTACACTACTTTGCTAAAAAACAACCTGACCTTAATTGGGATAATCCTCAAGTACGTGCTGAAGTCTATGACCTAATGCGCTTTTGGTTAGATAAGGGCGTATCCGGTTTTCGTATGGACGTTATACCTCTTATTTCCAAACAGACCGATTTACCTGATCTATCACCTGAACAATTGGCTCGCCCTGAGCTTATTTATGCCGATGGCCCGCATGTACATGAGTATTTGCAGGAAATGAATCGAGAGGTTTTAGCGCATTACGATACCATGACGGTGGGTGAAGCACTGGGGATTACTTTTGAGCAAGCGCCTTTATTTACCGACGCCCGTAGACAAGAATTGAATATGATTTTCCATTTTGATTTAGTGCGCTTAGATCGGGAGGTATGGCGTAAATTAGACTGGACCTTGCCAGCCGTTAAAGCGATGTACGGACGTATTGATGCCGCAGCAGGCAGTCATGGTTGGAATACCACCTTTCTGACCAATCATGATAACCCGCGCACGGTGTCGCATTTTGGCGATGATAGCCCCCCATGGCGCTCACTTTCTGCTAAAGCCTTAGCTACTATGATGTTTGCTCAACGAGGTACACCTTTTTTATATCAGGGTGATGAATTAGGTATGACCAATTATCCTTTCCAAGGCATTGAAGATTACGACGATGTGGAGGTCAAAGGGCAATGGCAGGATTTTGTGCTCAGTGGCAAAGTGTCGGCTGAGGAGTATTTAACGCATCTGCGCCAAACCAGCCGTGATAATGCCCGCACGCCGATGCAATGGAATACTCAAGCACAGGGTGGTTTTACTACAGGTAAGCCTTGGTTAGCGGTCAATCCTAACTACTTAGAGATTAATGCGGAGGCACAAATTCATGATCCTAGCTCGGTTTACCAACATCATCAGCGTTTGATTGCCCTACGTAAAGCTAATCCAGTACTGATTTATGGTGCTTATCACGATTTAGACCCTGAACATCATCAGGTCTATGCGTTTACGCGTACTTTAGAGGAGTATGCCTGTCTCACTTTGATTAATTTCAGTCGAGAGGCTATTACTTATCAATTGCCTGAAAGTATTAGGATTAACACCGTACTGTTAGATAATGGTGCTCAATTAGATATACCCCAGCAGAGTAGTCATTCGCTCACGCTGCAACCTTGGCAAGCTACTATTTATAGCCTGAGCTAA
- a CDS encoding acyl-CoA dehydrogenase: MTYLANSQDAEFVLRHVVQLDALCEQAGLTEINTDLAVTILDEAGKFATDVLAPLNWFGDQNPPTLGEQGVQETAGFKEAYQQFAEAGWLSLGAAEEFGGQALPNVIGTAVNEIWQAANMSYALCPMLSQGAMESIGHHASHELQSIYLPRMASGEWTGTMNLTEPDAGSDLAAVKTKAVPNGDHYLLSGQKIFITWGDHQMTDNIVHLVLARLPDAPVGVKGISLFIVPKYLVNSDGSLGERNSASCLSLEHKLGIHASPTCVMLFDNAVGYLVGEANKGLPYMFTMMNHARQAVGLQGLSISERAYQLARQYAKDRLQGTRRDGSRIPIIEHADVRRMLMTMKSGIEAMRALAFTAAAEVDRARYESDSAKAAIHTARVELYTPIVKGWLTELSQELTYLGVQIHGGMGFIEETGAAQHYRDARILTIYEGTTGIQAADLIGRKTLADRGEGLGLLLAEMAELEASAYPNFAAALAAGQEARDFILNNVASDSQLAGSASVNLMMLMGYLCGGWLLIKGAQAAQTLLAQGEGDPTYLNAKLVTTQFYCEHLLPRALSHLSALKAGSQSIMALSVEQF, translated from the coding sequence ATGACTTATTTAGCTAACTCGCAAGATGCAGAATTTGTATTACGCCATGTAGTACAACTCGATGCTTTATGTGAGCAAGCGGGTTTAACTGAGATCAATACGGATCTAGCAGTTACGATTTTAGATGAAGCGGGTAAGTTTGCGACCGATGTACTGGCTCCCCTCAATTGGTTTGGGGATCAAAACCCACCGACTTTGGGTGAGCAAGGTGTGCAAGAAACCGCAGGCTTTAAAGAGGCTTATCAACAGTTTGCCGAGGCGGGTTGGTTATCTTTAGGGGCTGCTGAAGAGTTTGGTGGTCAAGCTCTGCCTAATGTGATTGGTACGGCGGTGAATGAAATTTGGCAAGCCGCCAATATGTCCTATGCTTTGTGCCCTATGTTGAGTCAAGGAGCGATGGAAAGTATTGGGCATCATGCGAGTCATGAATTGCAATCCATTTACTTACCGCGCATGGCCTCCGGTGAATGGACGGGCACTATGAATCTGACTGAACCGGATGCAGGTTCAGATTTGGCCGCCGTGAAAACCAAGGCTGTACCGAATGGTGATCATTATTTACTAAGTGGACAAAAGATTTTCATCACTTGGGGCGATCACCAAATGACTGACAATATTGTGCATTTAGTATTAGCGCGTTTGCCGGATGCTCCAGTAGGGGTGAAAGGTATTTCGCTGTTTATCGTGCCTAAGTATTTGGTCAATAGTGACGGTAGTTTAGGTGAGCGTAATAGTGCCTCGTGTTTATCCTTAGAACATAAGCTCGGTATTCATGCTAGTCCCACTTGTGTGATGTTGTTTGATAATGCAGTGGGCTATTTAGTCGGGGAGGCGAATAAAGGCTTGCCCTATATGTTCACTATGATGAATCACGCTCGTCAAGCCGTCGGGTTACAGGGTTTATCTATCTCGGAGCGTGCTTATCAATTAGCGCGTCAATATGCTAAAGATCGTCTCCAAGGCACACGCCGTGATGGTTCACGCATTCCGATTATTGAGCATGCTGATGTCAGACGTATGCTCATGACCATGAAATCGGGTATTGAAGCCATGCGAGCTTTGGCCTTTACCGCAGCGGCTGAGGTGGATAGAGCGCGTTATGAGTCGGATAGCGCTAAGGCGGCGATTCATACTGCACGAGTTGAACTGTATACCCCGATAGTCAAAGGGTGGCTCACTGAACTGTCCCAAGAATTGACCTATTTAGGGGTACAAATTCATGGGGGCATGGGCTTTATTGAAGAAACGGGAGCTGCCCAGCATTATCGTGATGCACGTATCCTCACGATTTATGAGGGTACAACAGGCATACAAGCGGCTGATCTCATCGGGCGTAAAACTCTAGCAGATCGTGGTGAAGGCTTAGGATTATTATTGGCTGAAATGGCTGAATTAGAGGCGAGTGCTTATCCTAACTTTGCTGCTGCACTCGCGGCTGGACAAGAAGCGCGTGACTTTATCCTCAACAATGTGGCGAGTGATAGTCAATTAGCGGGGAGTGCTAGTGTCAATCTAATGATGCTTATGGGCTATTTATGTGGTGGCTGGCTGCTCATTAAAGGTGCGCAAGCCGCACAAACATTATTAGCACAAGGCGAGGGTGATCCCACTTACTTAAATGCTAAATTAGTCACTACTCAGTTTTATTGTGAGCATTTATTGCCGCGTGCTTTGAGTCATTTGAGTGCTTTAAAAGCCGGAAGCCAAAGCATTATGGCCTTAAGTGTTGAACAGTTTTAA
- a CDS encoding alpha-amylase family glycosyl hydrolase, with product MTEWWRGGVTYQIYPRSYQDSNNDGIGDLKGITERLPYIADLGVDSIWLSPIFPSPMLDMGYDVSNYTDIHPEFGTLADFDVLIARAHELGLKVIIDQVISHSSDQHPFFIESRQNRTNPKADWYVWADPRHDGSPPNNWLSVFGGGAWQWDTRRHQYYLHNFLVEQPDLNFHNPEVQDWLLSTMRFWLERGVDGFRLDTVNFYFHDALLRDNPADYRRKAKPEWNPYSMQYHIFSKNQPENLAFMERLRALLDEFDDRAMVGEMGESHHAIKMMGEYTTGKRLHMCYSFEMLGDGFGAQFIRERVQEFFVDAPKGWPCWAFSNHDVPRQATRWASYGVNRQALAKQLAALLLSLEGSVCMYQGEELGQTETALEYSELTDPQGLRFWPENKGRDGCRTPMAWDASLPNAGFTQGQPWLPIKAPQVANHVAGQLNDPDSVLNFYKQMLKVRRQFAELRTGDTEFFATAEPVLAFSRAHSVVCVFNLSPEARSVAVQDVGEVIIAQGAEIVQGQLQLAGNGFALFHDQGAVIS from the coding sequence ATGACTGAGTGGTGGCGCGGTGGAGTAACGTATCAAATTTATCCACGTTCTTATCAAGACAGTAATAATGACGGTATTGGTGATCTGAAAGGGATTACCGAACGTTTACCTTATATTGCTGATTTAGGGGTTGACTCGATTTGGTTGTCGCCTATTTTTCCGTCCCCCATGCTGGATATGGGCTACGATGTCTCTAATTACACTGATATTCATCCCGAATTTGGCACATTAGCCGATTTTGATGTCTTGATTGCGCGAGCGCATGAGTTAGGTCTAAAGGTCATTATTGATCAAGTCATCTCGCATAGCAGTGATCAACACCCATTCTTTATTGAAAGCCGCCAAAACCGCACTAATCCTAAAGCGGATTGGTATGTGTGGGCCGACCCTAGGCATGATGGTTCACCGCCGAATAATTGGTTATCTGTATTTGGTGGGGGCGCATGGCAATGGGATACGCGCCGTCATCAGTACTATTTACATAATTTTTTGGTCGAGCAGCCGGATCTGAATTTTCATAATCCTGAAGTACAGGATTGGCTGTTGTCGACTATGCGCTTTTGGCTAGAGCGCGGTGTGGATGGTTTCCGTCTGGATACGGTCAATTTCTATTTTCATGATGCATTATTGCGTGATAACCCCGCCGATTACCGCAGAAAAGCCAAGCCAGAGTGGAATCCGTATTCCATGCAATATCACATTTTCTCTAAAAATCAGCCCGAAAACTTAGCCTTTATGGAGCGCTTACGGGCACTCCTCGATGAGTTTGATGATCGGGCGATGGTGGGGGAAATGGGTGAGTCACACCACGCCATTAAGATGATGGGCGAATACACCACGGGCAAGCGTTTGCATATGTGCTATTCGTTTGAAATGTTGGGTGATGGTTTTGGTGCACAGTTTATCCGTGAGCGTGTACAAGAGTTCTTTGTTGATGCGCCTAAAGGTTGGCCGTGTTGGGCATTCTCGAATCACGATGTACCGCGTCAAGCGACCCGTTGGGCCAGTTATGGCGTGAACCGTCAGGCGCTGGCTAAGCAATTAGCGGCATTATTATTATCGCTCGAAGGTTCGGTGTGCATGTATCAGGGCGAGGAGCTGGGGCAAACCGAGACGGCTCTTGAGTATAGTGAGTTAACTGATCCTCAGGGTTTACGCTTCTGGCCAGAAAATAAAGGGCGTGATGGTTGCCGTACTCCAATGGCTTGGGATGCTAGTTTACCGAATGCAGGATTTACCCAAGGTCAGCCTTGGTTGCCTATTAAAGCGCCGCAGGTGGCGAATCATGTTGCAGGTCAATTAAACGATCCTGATTCAGTTTTAAATTTCTATAAGCAAATGCTGAAAGTGCGGCGTCAATTTGCTGAACTACGCACCGGAGATACGGAGTTTTTTGCCACGGCTGAGCCTGTCTTAGCGTTTAGCCGTGCTCATAGTGTGGTATGTGTGTTTAATCTATCACCTGAAGCTCGTTCGGTAGCGGTGCAGGATGTGGGTGAGGTGATTATTGCGCAAGGGGCTGAGATAGTGCAGGGGCAATTGCAATTAGCAGGGAATGGTTTTGCGCTCTTTCATGATCAGGGGGCGGTGATTAGTTAA
- a CDS encoding DUF6516 family protein, which produces MKAELITQFKDIAPNGDIIEMVVWHVPTPVPPTTHHYKYRLVYIVDSKRVVGFDNERGKGDHKHWDDVEYPYLFKDIESLIEDFLLEVDKWKNAH; this is translated from the coding sequence ATGAAAGCAGAGCTGATTACACAATTCAAAGACATTGCACCCAATGGTGACATTATTGAGATGGTGGTTTGGCACGTTCCCACACCTGTTCCACCTACCACACACCATTACAAATATCGCCTTGTCTATATTGTTGATAGCAAACGAGTGGTGGGTTTTGATAATGAACGCGGCAAAGGCGACCACAAACATTGGGATGATGTTGAGTATCCCTATCTTTTCAAAGATATAGAGTCATTAATCGAAGATTTTTTGCTAGAGGTCGACAAATGGAAAAACGCACATTAA